The genomic region CGGAGTTGGCCGGAAGCCCGAAGAAGGCCTGCTTACGGCGGAGTTTGCGGCGCCAGAGGTAGGTGCGCGCGAGCCAGCCGAGAGCCGCGCTCACTCCCGCGGCCATGACGCCCAGCACGATGTTGCGTACGTCGTCGGTCATGGCCGGGGATAGTAGCGGGCATCCGGTGCCTGTTCGAGGCGGTACGGACGATCCGGCCGGGCCGGGGGTTGGTTCGCGCGGACGCCACCGCGATCGGTGTCACGGTGCTGCGCGAGGGCGGCGACGCGGCAAGGCGAACGGCACCCGGGCATTTGGGGCACCACGTATCGCCGTGGATGCGACAAGGAGCCGGAGCCGGAACGCGGAAGCGCCGAGGGCCGCCAGGGCGGGTCAGGGTGCGTCGGCGGTCATGTCCTCGTGCGCAGGTGATCAAAAAGGCCGCGCGTCAGTGGATTAGCTTCGGGAAGCCGGCGACTTCCGGACGGGATTGTCCTGTTCGCTCCGGACAGCACCCCTTCTGGGCGGTGCTGCCTGTGACGCCCGCCCGAGGAGTCGCCCGTGACCGTTCTGCACTCGCTGCGCGCCCGTGACGCGGGGCTGGCCGCACTGCGCCGGTCGTGCCGTGCCGGAATCGTGGCGCCCGCACTCTTCGCGCTCGGCGTCGAGGTGATCGGCAACCCCACGGTGGCGATGTTCTCGGCGTTCGGATCGATCACCCTCCTGCTCTTCGTCGACTTCGGCGGGCCGCTGCCCGAACGGCTCGCCGCGCAGGCCGCGCTCGTCGTTCTGGGTGCCGCGCTGGTCTGCCTGGGGACACTGTGCGCGAAACCCGGGTGGCAGGCCGCCCTCACCATGGCGTTGGTCGGATTCGGCGTGCTCTTCTCGGGCGTCGTCAGCTCGGTGATCGCGGGTACGGCGAACTCACTGCTGGCCGTCTTCAGCCTCGCGGTCATGCTCCCCGGCCCCGTGTCGTCACTCCCCGACCGTCTGGCCGGATACCTGATCGCGGGTGCCGCGTCCCTGCCGGCGATCGCCCTGTTGTGGCCGGCACCCGTCAGGGAGCCGCTGCGGCACGCGATGGCGCGGGCCTGCGCCCTGCTCGCGGAGCGGCTGCGCGCCGAGGTCGACTGCGCGTGGGGCTCCACGGCCGACAGCCCCGCGGCCCTGGAAGCACGGGTGGCCGCATCCGCCGCCGCGGTGGGCGCGCTGCGCACGTCGTTCTTCGGTTCCCCGTACCGGCCGACCGGTCTGACCACGGCGACCCGCATGCTCGTCCGCATGGTCGACGAGGTGGTACGGCTGGAAGAAATCCTGGTGCGGAAGTCGCTGAGCGGCCCCGCCGCGCCGCCCGACGCGGCGGTGTGCGAGGTCATGAGGGCGGCCGCCGGTCTGCTGGGGCGCGGAGCCGACCAACTGAGGACGCTCGAAGGCGACGTCGAGGGTCTGCGGCTGGCCCGGGAACGGCTGCGGGACACGCGCGTGGTCATGGAGCGTGCGGTGCTGCACAGCCTGCCCGCGGTGGGCGCCACGGACGCGCGCTCCCAAGGGCCGGCCGTCGCCGGATTCATCGGTTCGCTCGAACCCGGTTTCCGCGCCCAGGAGATGAGCTCTGCCATCCACTCGATCTCGGAGGGCGTCGAGCTGGTCGTCGCCGCACGGGACCGCCGGTGGTGGGAGCGTGTACTCGGGCGCCGGCCGGCGGGCGTCCCCTCCGCCCTGTCGGCGGCTCAGGAACGAGCGGGCGCCCACATCGAGCCGCACTCCGTCTGGCTGCACAACAGTATCCGCGGGGCCGTCGCCCTCGGCCTGGCCGTGTTCCTGGCCGGGTGCACCGGCGTACAGAACTCGTTCTGGATGGTCTCCGGAACCATCGCCGTCCTGCGCTCCAACGCCCTGCTCACCGGTCAGAACGCGGTGCGCGCTCTGCTGGGCACTCTGGTCGGCATCGTGGTGGGCAGCGGACTGATCTTCGTCCTCGGCCCGGACACCACGATGTTCTGGGTCCTGCTCCCGCCGGCCATCGTGTTCACCGGACTGGCCCCGGCGGCCTTCTCGTTCGCCGCCGGTCAGGCGGGGTTCACCGCGGCGCTCCTCATCATGTTCAACATCATCGCTCCGGAGGGCTGGACGATCGGCCTCGTACGGTTCGAGGACATCGTCCTCGGCTGCGCCGTGAGTGTCGGTGTGGGCCTGTTGTTCTGGCCGCGGGGGGCGGGAGCAGCCCTCGGCCAGGCGCTGGCCGAGGCGTTCGAGGAGAGCGCCGGCCATCTGTGCCGCTCCATCGAGTACGGACTCGCCCCGCCGGGCGCGCCCGCGCGGTCCGCCCCCACGCCCGAGGACGCGCGGCGCGACGCCGCAGCGGCGGCCCGGCGCCTCGACGACGCCTTCCGCGGCTTCCTCGCCGAACGGGGCACGAAGAACGTGACGCCGGCGGACGTGTCCGCCCTGATGACAGCGGTGGCCGTACTGCGGCTGACCGCGGACGCCGTCCTCGAACTCTGGGAGCGGGACGACACCGGGCCGGCGGACGAGCACACCGCGGCGCGTGCCGAGGTCCTCCGGGCCGGGCTGCGGGTCTGCCGGTGGTACCAGGAAGCGGCGCGGGCACTCTCCGGATTCGGCGAAGTGCCCGAGAAGCTGCCCCGGGACGAGACCGCGGAGGGACACCTGATCGCCATGGTGAGCCGTGCACTCGTCGAAGGCCGCGGGCAGGGCGCGAGCACGGTGATCAGGACGATCTGGACCGCCGACCACATCGATGTGGCCCAGCAGCTCCAGACATCGGTCGTGGGTCCGGCCAGGACGGCCGCGGCACTGCGCCACCGGAGGAACGTGTCGACGGGGCGCACCGTCGGGGGACGGCGGCCCCCGCACACCCGGCGCGTCTGAGCGGGCCGAGGACTGTGCGCTCCACGATCCGGGGAGGTGCGCTGAAGGGCAAATCAACCCTTTGTGTGCTTCCTAGCCTGGCTCAGTCCGTACGACCGGCCGGTGTGAGGAGTGCAGTGAACAAGCAGAGTGTCGCCGAGCAGTATGTCGATCTCATGGCCCGTGCCGGTGTACGTCGCATGTACGGAGTGGTGGGCGACAGCCTGAACCCCGTGGTCGACGCGATCCGGCGGCACCGGTCCATGGAGTGGGTCCAGGTGCGCCACGAGGAGGTCGCGGCGTTCGCCGCCGGTGCGGAGGCGCAGCTCACCGGGCGGCTCGCCGCCTGTGCGGGTTCCTGCGGGCCGGGCAACCTGCACCTGATCAACGGGCTGTACGACGCGCACCGGTCGATGGCGCCGGTCGTCGCCCTGGCCGCGCAGATACCCAGCGGGGAGATCGGCACCGGGTACTTCCAGGAGACGCACCCGGACCGGCTGTTCGCGGAGTGCAGCCACTACTCGGAGCTGATCTCCACTCCCCGCCAGATGCCCCGGGTGGTGCAGACGGCGATCCAGCACGCCGTGGGCCGGCGCGGAGTGTCGGTGGTGGCCCTGTCCGGCGACGTCGCGGACG from Streptomyces sp. NBC_00102 harbors:
- a CDS encoding FUSC family protein, encoding MTVLHSLRARDAGLAALRRSCRAGIVAPALFALGVEVIGNPTVAMFSAFGSITLLLFVDFGGPLPERLAAQAALVVLGAALVCLGTLCAKPGWQAALTMALVGFGVLFSGVVSSVIAGTANSLLAVFSLAVMLPGPVSSLPDRLAGYLIAGAASLPAIALLWPAPVREPLRHAMARACALLAERLRAEVDCAWGSTADSPAALEARVAASAAAVGALRTSFFGSPYRPTGLTTATRMLVRMVDEVVRLEEILVRKSLSGPAAPPDAAVCEVMRAAAGLLGRGADQLRTLEGDVEGLRLARERLRDTRVVMERAVLHSLPAVGATDARSQGPAVAGFIGSLEPGFRAQEMSSAIHSISEGVELVVAARDRRWWERVLGRRPAGVPSALSAAQERAGAHIEPHSVWLHNSIRGAVALGLAVFLAGCTGVQNSFWMVSGTIAVLRSNALLTGQNAVRALLGTLVGIVVGSGLIFVLGPDTTMFWVLLPPAIVFTGLAPAAFSFAAGQAGFTAALLIMFNIIAPEGWTIGLVRFEDIVLGCAVSVGVGLLFWPRGAGAALGQALAEAFEESAGHLCRSIEYGLAPPGAPARSAPTPEDARRDAAAAARRLDDAFRGFLAERGTKNVTPADVSALMTAVAVLRLTADAVLELWERDDTGPADEHTAARAEVLRAGLRVCRWYQEAARALSGFGEVPEKLPRDETAEGHLIAMVSRALVEGRGQGASTVIRTIWTADHIDVAQQLQTSVVGPARTAAALRHRRNVSTGRTVGGRRPPHTRRV